The stretch of DNA ATCGCCATGGTGAGGATTGCATGTTTTGTTTAAATGTATTGAATGAGAAACAAGAATAGAGGTGACGGCATGTTACAGCCAGGTGAACGATTGGATTATTTAATTCGAGAAGACTTGCGCATTATTCAAAATGATGCGGTCTTTTCTTTTTCTACGGATGCTTTGTTATTAGGCCATTTTACAAAAGTTCGTAAAAGAGACCGCATATTAGATATGTGTGCAGGCAATGGCGTCATCCCGCTTTTGTTGTCAGCAAAAGGTGAGAATATGATTACGGGTGTTGAAATTCAACCACAGCTTGTAGATATGGCGCAACGAAGCATTCAGTATAATCAGCTGACCTCTCGTATTACGATGCGTGAACTGGATATCAATGCATTAATTCAGGAATATGCACCAGCCCATTTTGATTTAATCACGTGCAATCCACCGTATTTTAAAGCGAACCAATTGAATCAACATCAGCTTGAAGCACATAAAATTGCACGTCATGAAATCTATTGTACGTTAGACGATTGCTTTCGTGTGAGTCAGCACCTGTTAAAAGAAGGTGGACGCATCGTTATGGTTCATCGTGCAGAACGATTGTTGGATGTGTTTGAATCCATGCGTCGTTACCGGATTGAACCGAAACGATTACACATGATTTATAGTAAGCCTGGAAAAGCGGCACAAACGATTGTTATCGAAGGACGTAAAGGGGGACGACAAGGTTTAGACATTGCCCCTCCTTTTTATATTTATGATGCACAGCATGTGTACACAGAAGAAATGAAGGCGATTTATTATGGTTAAATATTTTACGTACATTGTGCAATGTAGTGATGCGACCTTTTATACGGGATATACGAATGATTTAGAAGGACGTATTATGAAACATAATGAAGGCAAAGGTGCAAAATATACAAAAGCAAGGCGCCCAGTGCGGTTGCGTTATCACGAAGTTTTTGATACGAAATCAGAAGCATTGAAGCGAGAGCGCGCAATCAAAAAATTAACGCGACAACAAAAAATCCAATTAATTGAGGAGCGATAGTCAAATGGGACACCTCTATCTCG from Staphylococcus lutrae encodes:
- a CDS encoding tRNA1(Val) (adenine(37)-N6)-methyltransferase codes for the protein MLQPGERLDYLIREDLRIIQNDAVFSFSTDALLLGHFTKVRKRDRILDMCAGNGVIPLLLSAKGENMITGVEIQPQLVDMAQRSIQYNQLTSRITMRELDINALIQEYAPAHFDLITCNPPYFKANQLNQHQLEAHKIARHEIYCTLDDCFRVSQHLLKEGGRIVMVHRAERLLDVFESMRRYRIEPKRLHMIYSKPGKAAQTIVIEGRKGGRQGLDIAPPFYIYDAQHVYTEEMKAIYYG
- a CDS encoding GIY-YIG nuclease family protein, which translates into the protein MVKYFTYIVQCSDATFYTGYTNDLEGRIMKHNEGKGAKYTKARRPVRLRYHEVFDTKSEALKRERAIKKLTRQQKIQLIEER